From Deferrisoma camini S3R1, the proteins below share one genomic window:
- a CDS encoding IS630 family transposase, with protein MDKVDARSISREAQQTLRRQAIRLRKAGRTFAEIAEIVGVHPSTVRKWWKIYERDGTQGIRLKKRGRKPGQKRTLSRELEQELRRLITDKTPEQLKMPFALWTRRNIQELIRRRWGIEMPVRTIGDYLKRWGFTPQKPLRRSYEQNPQAVQKWLDEDYPAIVARAKRENAETERPPAKAQYCSLSVPSCYSSLVFLTHGKRGEGWLELQQGFPKARGSRITSRWGSSQKRSPCPRCTRCCKPQARRASDSAPYLPMSWSTM; from the coding sequence TGGACAAAGTCGATGCTCGCAGCATCAGCCGAGAGGCCCAGCAGACCTTACGCCGCCAGGCGATCCGCTTGCGAAAGGCCGGTCGGACCTTCGCAGAGATTGCCGAGATCGTCGGCGTTCATCCTTCCACGGTGCGCAAGTGGTGGAAGATCTATGAACGCGACGGTACCCAAGGAATCCGCCTCAAGAAACGGGGGCGGAAGCCCGGGCAAAAACGAACGTTGAGCCGCGAACTGGAACAGGAACTCCGGCGGCTCATCACCGACAAAACCCCCGAGCAGCTCAAGATGCCCTTTGCCCTGTGGACGCGTCGAAACATCCAGGAGCTGATCCGGCGCCGATGGGGTATCGAGATGCCGGTGCGCACGATCGGGGACTACCTGAAGCGCTGGGGATTCACGCCGCAAAAGCCGTTGCGGCGGTCCTATGAGCAAAACCCTCAGGCGGTCCAGAAGTGGCTGGATGAGGACTACCCCGCCATTGTCGCCCGTGCGAAGCGAGAAAACGCAGAGACTGAACGACCACCGGCTAAAGCCCAATACTGTTCACTTAGTGTGCCTTCGTGCTATTCTTCTCTCGTCTTCCTTACTCATGGAAAGCGAGGTGAAGGATGGCTCGAACTCCAGCAGGGCTTCCCGAAGGCACGCGGATCACGGATTACATCACGCTGGGGGTCATCGCAAAAACGTTCCCCCTGCCCAAGGTGCACGAGGTGCTGC